The following proteins come from a genomic window of Alnus glutinosa chromosome 10, dhAlnGlut1.1, whole genome shotgun sequence:
- the LOC133879867 gene encoding WAT1-related protein At5g07050: MEKFRCCSNFLESSKPYFAMISLQFGYAGMNIISKVSLNRGMSHYVLVVYRHAFATAVIAPFALVLERKKQPRITFPVFMQIFALALLGPVIDQNFYYAGLKFTSPTFSCAISNMLPAMTFVMAVIFRMEKIDLKKTRCQAKILGTAVTVAGAMLMTLYKGPLVELVWSKHVHSGKPYETTSSGSTYDKDFIKGTMFLIIATLAWAGLFVLQAHALKTYRNHQLSLTSLVCFVGTLQAIAVTFVMEHKPSAWKIGFDMRLLAAAYAGIVTSSISYYVQGLVIKKKGPVFATAFSPLMMIIVAVMGSFILAEKIFLGGILGSVLIVVGLYSVLWGKHKESKENKEEEIPDAIKGAHQVNGNGVSGNVEDIEANGNIQMGKGEAENKGAAAFSCCH, from the exons ATGGAGAAGTTCAGATGCTGCAGCAACTTCCTTGAGAGCTCAAAACCCTACTTTGCCATGATCTCTTTGCAGTTCGGCTACGCTGGCATGAATATCATCAGTAAGGTTTCCCTTAACAGAGGGATGAGCCACTATGTGTTGGTGGTTTACCGCCATGCCTTTGCCACCGCTGTCATCGCTCCTTTTGCTTTAGTTCTTGAGAG GAAAAAGCAACCGAGGATTACATTTCCAGTTTTCATGCAGATTTTTGCCCTTGCCCTTCTTGG GCCGGTGATTGATCAGAACTTCTATTATGCCGGGCTGAAATTCACATCACCAACTTTCTCATGTGCAATAAGCAACATGCTCCCTGCCATGACTTTTGTAATGGCTGTCATATTCCG GATGGAGAAGATAGACCTGAAGAAAACTCGGTGCCAAGCAAAGATTTTGGGAACTGCAGTGACAGTAGCTGGGGCTATGTTGATGACTCTGTACAAAGGGCCCCTTGTGGAGTTGGTGTGGTCGAAGCACGTCCATTCTGGTAAACCCTATGAGACAACTTCCTCGGGAAGCACTTATGACAAGGACTTCATCAAGGGTACCATGTTCCTTATCATTGCCACCCTTGCCTGGGCTGGTCTTTTTGTTTTACAA GCTCATGCGTTGAAGACATACAGGAACCATCAGCTGTCTCTTACATCTCTGGTGTGCTTTGTGGGCACTCTACAGGCCATTGCTGTCACCTTTGTCATGGAACACAAACCCTCTGCATGGAAAATTGGCTTTGACATGAGACTCCTTGCCGCTGCCTATGCT GGAATCGTTACATCAAGCATTTCATACTATGTCCAAGGGCTAGtgataaagaaaaaaggacCTGTCTTTGCAACTGCTTTTAGCCCCTTGATGATGATAATTGTTGCCGTAATGGGCTCCTTCATCCTGGCAGAAAAGATTTTCCTTGGAGG TATTCTTGGTTCTGTCTTGATTGTTGTGGGGCTCTACTCAGTCCTATGGGGAAAGCACAAAGAGAGCAAGGAGAATAAAGAAGAGGAGATACCAGATGCTATAAAGGGTGCTCATCAAGTCAATGGCAATGGAGTTTCAGGAAATGTTGAAGATATTGAAGCTAATGGAAATATTCAAATGGGAAAGGGAGAAGCTGAGAACAAAGGAGCAGCTGCTTTCTCCTGCtgccattaa